acataaaacaaaaaaattaccatcAAACTCAGTATTGTcaatcatcttcttcttctactactACATCTACTTCACTTTCATTCTCTCTATGTATTAGTTTATTTTCATCACTTTAACTTTGTATGTGATTTACTTTCATGCTTTATTATTTGAGAAAGTTTAGAGATATAACAAAatgttacaataattttattttcatcgATCTATGGTAGGTCCAGGTCAATTTTGTTTTGACCTATGTGATGAAGAATAGACAACACAGACTTTCTTTTCCTAGAGTAGCAAGAGCGTCGGAAATCACGGCGCAAGTTCAATAGGTACTAGTAGATTGGGGTGATGATGTcagaattgcatgaaatttggatGGCTGAAAGGAAACAGTCTTTTGATCAAGACTCATGATTAAGGCtttggaaacatttttttttttttgagaaagaggcTTTGGAAACAacgatttttcctttttaagtaatatttgatttccttaataaattttaatttaaaagttagAATAAGGTCTTGCCTGTTTTGGGACGTCTCTTAGAGactgtgttttcaattttcccCATTATCTCAATTTTGCTGCCACCTAATTATGTGATTAGCAcgaattagggttttttgtGCATTTATATAGTTGCactatgttttctttttactttttaaacaCATTGTGGCCTTCAAGACAATTCAATTatcatattaataaaaattcatatttttgccTATTGTTTCTCTCTGGTAAATTTCAGAAATTTATTACCTTGTGGATTTAAGGAAACTCTCATTTATTTGAGGTTTCATTCAAGAGCAtacatgccttttttttttttttttttttttccctttaagaAGTAACGTGTTTGTTTTCTTCTAGCTTCCCCAACATCAATATGAGAGATTAAGAGCTCAGATGTTGTGGagcaacttttattattttcattcaatcaAGTTCAATTATGTATTTAGTTATGGTTAATTTATTTAAGCTTGACCACAATTAATCACGTTCTCATCATCCCGTCTTAGTTTAAGTCCTCTTAATTGAAATATTATCGAATTTTATTGACTCTCGAATGCCTACAAATCAAAGAACATGCTAACCATTGAACTCGAATCAAAATTATTCCATGGAACAAAGAGTCTGATACCCCAACATGTGCAATAATTAGTGTAATCATTGACCTATATAttgctattttaattttaatgtcataTTTTTCAGCGTTTTGTTTTCTAGTAGTATATTTTTCAACGTTTGGTTCTTGATGATGGATTGCCAGTTGCAACGACGCGTTTTCATCTTATTCcaaattttgatatttgattactgcaagtaggttttttttttttttttttgagggcaTTACTGCAAGTAGTTGAGATTGTTAAATGACACTTACAATAAGCCCACCTACTAGATTATAAAGAATGACTGAGAAGAGAGTCAATCTCTGATTCTCTGTTACACAGTTACCTCATTTGTTAGAGGACTTTATTTTATCAGGTGATGCTCATGCTATGAGTTGTCAtatgttattttaaatatttaaaaaataatctaattGCAAATGCTTTAAATGAAGCACATTTCCACATTATCACTTGCATTGATATTTTAGtaataacaaaacaaccatcatagtTTCACAAATGATGATCTAAATATGTTTGTTTATGTGCTTTTGGTCATACATAGCAGACTGACATGAGTGATAAGAAGATAGCTAAAATGTTGCTTCATGTTGCACAACTTCACCAGCACaaatgtttaaaatttctttttatttgctGTAACAAAAGGCTTGTGGTACTCCATTTTCTAAATATGGTTACCCAATCATACAAATTTTGCCTTTAATCATGTTTATATATACTTcctaaagaaattcaaaatccaTGCTGcagataaaataaattaaaaattaacgCATTTATGAAgttctatcaattttttttagtcgTTCAGTAAATTGAGAAAGAGAATTTGAACTATAATGTCTCATTGAAATTACCAAACAGTGTGACAACTATAGGCCTAATAGATATAGTCATCTCACTTAGGTTTAGCTCCTCCATGATGggttttttatgtatttttaagaCCAATATCAAGACATGCAAACACTCAAAATCATCTCAGTTTATGCCTTTCTGAATCAAGCAATGCCCAAACAAAGTCTCAATTGATCGAGTTTCGGGAATCTGAATCTCAATTAGGCCCATTAAGTCGGCTCATGACTCTAGACTTAAAGCACTACTTGCCAAAGTCTTGCAAAAGTATTATTAAAGGTAccatttaatcaattttaagaaaaaagaagagtagtGTTAAACCTTTCACAACTGACCGGTTCTCAAACAAACGAAGCACCATTGGTTTGGCAGGGATAaggagaaaaaggaagagaaaagtaAATGGATGTTGAAGCAGTTGTCTCTATAGTGATACGGAAACTCACAGACCTGCTCATTCAAGAACCAATCATCTTCAACAAGGCTATAGATGAGATAGAGCAAGTCAGAATCAGCTTAAGACAGATGCAGAGCTTCCTAATAGATGCAGAAGATAAAAAAGAACACGAAGAAGGTGTTAAGAAGTGGGTGGATCAATTTCTTGCTGTTGTTTATGAAGTGGAGGATGCCATTGAAACGTTTGTCCTGTGGAAAATGTATGCAAGGAGAATGGGGTACTTTTTCATCCCCAAGAATTTGAAGGCTGACTCTGACCTTCGCAATAAGATAGAGGAGATCAAGCACAAGATAAAAAACTTTGACAAAATGGAGACAGGTGGGGTCTCAAACCGAGGCGAGCCTCTCATGATTCGGCAATTAACTTTGCACAGGTCAAGTTATCGAGATGAAGGGCTAACACTGAATCAGCAAAACAATGATTCCAGCTATTCTGTGGATGAAGAAACAGACTTCATTGGCTTCGAGAAAGACAAAAGCAAGCTGGTGGCCATGCTAACTGGCAGTGGCCCGGAATCCGGGGATTACCAAAAGTTTCCTGCCATTTCAGTTGTAGGCAAGCATGGCACTGGCAAGACTATCCTTGCAAAGGCAATTGAGGTTAAAAGTCGTCTTGATCGTCGCGTCATTTCAGTTGTAGGCAAGCATGGCTCTGGCAAGACTACCCTTGCTAAGGCAATTTATAAAAGTCCTGAGGTTAAAAGTGATTTTGATTGTCGCGCATGGGTTCTTGCCTCTGGGAACCTTACAGATGTGCTGTTGAGCATATTGGAACAGATTGTCAATATAACTGTTGATAATAAATCTACGAAAGAAGAATTGACACAGAAGATCCATATGAATTTGCAGGAGAAACGGTACCTGGTGGTGTTGGACGATTTACAGACGCCTAGTTTATGGAAAGAACTTCTTGAGGCCTTTCCAGACACAAATAAAGGTAGCAGGATCATATTAACTACCATCAATTATCGCGTCGCTTTTTCAGCAGATACAAGAGGAGAGCCTCACCGGCTCAATCCTCTGAATGAGAAAGACACCTGGAAATTATTCTTGAAAAAGGTACGCTTACCAGACAACTTGATGTTCTCTGATGAAGAAGTCTTCAAGCTTAAAAGGAAACTTATAAGAAGGTGTAAGGGCTTACCTCTGGCAATCGTGGTGCTTGGAGGTTTGCTGTCGACGAAGGATCCGAACTACGAAGTATGGTTGAAAGTTTTTGAGCACCCAAGTTGGCAGCTAGACAGAAAGCAAGACCAGTTCTCAATTATATTGGCCCTGAGTTATAATGATCTGCCCTTCCACTTGAGGCCTTGCTTCCTCTATTTACTGCTTTTCCCAAAAGATAAAGATATTCCTGTGAGAAGGTTGCAGCGGCTATGGCTTGCAGAGGGATTTGTGAAGCATACACCCGAGAAGACTCCGGAAGATATGGTGGAGATATACTTCAAAGAGCTTGTGCAAAGAAACTtgattcaaatattcaaatggaGAAAAGACGGGAGTCCCAAAACATGTCGTATCGGTGTCTTACAAGATGACGGTAATTTCATGTCAAAAGCTCAAGAGATTGGCCTTTTCCACATCCAAAAAATGTCAGAAAAGGAAACTCCTCAGCATGGTGTTCGCCGGGTTACTGACTTTGTTGACCCCGAAGAGTACATctcacaaattcaaaatctgCGCTCTTACTTGGCCTTTGACATTCAAAAAAATGATATGCCTGCGACAGAAATTGATAGGTTTCTCAACAAAGTCACTGGTCAAAATTTTGGATTGCTGAGGGTGGTTGATCTAGAGCGTGTTTACAAGCCTAAACTGCCCGACAATATGGGGAAACTGTTTCTCTTGTTGAGGTACTTGGGCTTAAGATGGACCTTTTTGGATGCCCTTCCCCACTCTGTCGGTGAGATGCCTTACCTTGAGACTTTGGATGTGAAGCACACATATATCAGCTCTCTACCGAGTTCTATTTGGAAGATGAAACACCTGCGCCATCTGTGTCTGAATGAAATACGTCTTGACATGTCTCTGCAAAACCATGGCACTTCTCTTACTCATCTCCAGACATTATGGGGATTATTCGTAGACAAAAAGACTCCAGTGAAGAATGGTTTGTATAGGTTAATCAATCTCAGGAAATTGGGTCTGACATGTCATTTAGATTCCTTTCAAGAATTAGATGAGTGGATTGCAAGACTTGCAAGTCTTCAATCTCTCAGGATACGATCCAAGAACCAAAACGGTCAACCTTGGAAGCTCAATTTGAAGCCTCTGTCAAGCCTTGAGAATCTCACCAACCTGTATTTGCTTGGAAGCTTACCGGAGCTACATGATAGGTATGAATTCCCTCCTAAACTTACAGTTCTTACTTTGTCGGTCTCAAAGCTGGAGAAAGACCCCATGCCAATCCTAGCGCAGCTGCCAAGCCTCTCTGTCCTCAGGCTATTGGCAGATTCCTACACTGGGAAGGAATTGAAGTGCCCACCCAAAGGGTTCATTAAGCTTCAAATTTTGAAGCTTTGGATGCTAAAGGATTTGGAGACATGGGAGGTGGGGAAAGAAGCACTTAAGGAACTCCAAGAAGTAGAAATCCGATGCTGTGACAAGCTAAAGGAACTTCCAGCCCCATTGTTTATTTTGGAAAACATTAAGAAAATAGTCTTAACGAACATGCCACAGAAATTTGTAGATGAGATTCCAGCCAAAGGATTAATCTTCCCCAAAACTCTGCAGTTCTGAATGGGATTTCACTGTTGGGACGATGCGAAGCAGGTTTCAATCTATTCTCTCAGTTACTAGTGATTCTAGTTAATTGATAAGTTGATCattttttgcttaaaagtgTTTACTTACTCCACCGATTTGAACTTTGTTTGGTCACTCGTCTATTTGCTTTCAGGAGAAGATATTGCCTAGGCAATTTAATAATATCAACTCTTTTACCCTCCAAAACCCATTGAGAGATTCATGGCTTGAGTTACATGCTTGGAAGACATCCTGGGTTGAAGGAGCTGCTACCTGAACCAGAGTTTGCTAAATGTTATTGCTGTTGTCATTAATGTTTctgttgttcttgttcttgttatTCTTGCAGCCGCTGCATCTGTTATGTTCTCGTGATTTTACATAAACTGTTAGTTTGATTTGTTTCATTAACGGCTAATTCTTTAGTGtgtttggatgagcttattttcattcatttattgtacaatatatataaaattggcACATAAGCTAGTAATGAAAATAAGCTTGATTTTAAGCTGAAGCAAACAAACCTGAACCAGTTCTAATTTAACAATGTAACGTATGCCACCTTGGAAAAGGATTAAGATACAACAAGTTTTACTACGTAAACCTTATAAATTGACGTGACAATGTATTTAATTGATGGACTTTAACCAcctaataaatgaatgtttgaaaCGTGTTTTTGTAATTGGTGACATACCTCTGTGTAGTAAACTTTATAATATCCCTAGCATTACTAATGTCACCATATACACATCagcccccctcccccaaaaaaaattccatccGCACAGAATGGTTGTTCTGAATCTTCTGATCATTCACCTGtgaataatttttgtttcagTTAGTTGACCAAGCTCCCAGCTCAAGAGATGGGTAGTCTGTCTATATTCTTTAAGTATCAGGTTCAAGAA
This genomic stretch from Castanea sativa cultivar Marrone di Chiusa Pesio chromosome 1, ASM4071231v1 harbors:
- the LOC142621860 gene encoding putative disease resistance RPP13-like protein 2, with product MDVEAVVSIVIRKLTDLLIQEPIIFNKAIDEIEQVRISLRQMQSFLIDAEDKKEHEEGVKKWVDQFLAVVYEVEDAIETFVLWKMYARRMGYFFIPKNLKADSDLRNKIEEIKHKIKNFDKMETGGVSNRGEPLMIRQLTLHRSSYRDEGLTLNQQNNDSSYSVDEETDFIGFEKDKSKLVAMLTGSGPESGDYQKFPAISVVGKHGTGKTILAKAIEVKSRLDRRVISVVGKHGSGKTTLAKAIYKSPEVKSDFDCRAWVLASGNLTDVLLSILEQIVNITVDNKSTKEELTQKIHMNLQEKRYLVVLDDLQTPSLWKELLEAFPDTNKGSRIILTTINYRVAFSADTRGEPHRLNPLNEKDTWKLFLKKVRLPDNLMFSDEEVFKLKRKLIRRCKGLPLAIVVLGGLLSTKDPNYEVWLKVFEHPSWQLDRKQDQFSIILALSYNDLPFHLRPCFLYLLLFPKDKDIPVRRLQRLWLAEGFVKHTPEKTPEDMVEIYFKELVQRNLIQIFKWRKDGSPKTCRIGVLQDDGNFMSKAQEIGLFHIQKMSEKETPQHGVRRVTDFVDPEEYISQIQNLRSYLAFDIQKNDMPATEIDRFLNKVTGQNFGLLRVVDLERVYKPKLPDNMGKLFLLLRYLGLRWTFLDALPHSVGEMPYLETLDVKHTYISSLPSSIWKMKHLRHLCLNEIRLDMSLQNHGTSLTHLQTLWGLFVDKKTPVKNGLYRLINLRKLGLTCHLDSFQELDEWIARLASLQSLRIRSKNQNGQPWKLNLKPLSSLENLTNLYLLGSLPELHDRYEFPPKLTVLTLSVSKLEKDPMPILAQLPSLSVLRLLADSYTGKELKCPPKGFIKLQILKLWMLKDLETWEVGKEALKELQEVEIRCCDKLKELPAPLFILENIKKIVLTNMPQKFVDEIPAKGLIFPKTLQF